Part of the Mastacembelus armatus chromosome 6, fMasArm1.2, whole genome shotgun sequence genome, CTGATGGTTTagtttttgagttttatttggGAACAACAAAGACTTTGAATTTGATGCAAAAATATAAGAAAACCAAGAATGGCCATTTTTTTCTTCGTTGTTAAACGCTGAAAACTAGTGAACCTTCCAACCTGAGAAGCTAAAAACACAGTTTAGTTTATGTTAACTTTACGAACATGAGGAACTTCCTGAACACTGAACCACTGCAGCATCTTCACATCCAGCTCCACCAGATGCTCAGCAGGGACCCGACCAGGGCCAGGGCCGGTATTGCCGTGGCAACAGTGCTGGCGGAGTTGCACAggttgctgctgcagcatcGGTAGGTGAAGGCAGAGATTGATGGAAACATCTGGTTGAGACGAGAGTTGTCACAGTCTGTGTACCTGATACACTGACGGATGGTCTTCCCACCTGGACAGGGGAAACACTCATCAGTCTTTCTATAATTGTGAGGACATAAAAAACTGCTCCCCCTCATGTCTCTAGAGGGTCTGATGACCCAAACTAACTCCCACCATAAGCTTCTCCTTCCTgctctttgcccctcccatcacatcctgtttcctgaagctacGACGTGAACTAcggatgcctggttgggacaaagtgtccagtccaaagctagtgTTAGCTGACtgaggagtaaatgtgtcagtccagcaGACGATAAACAGCTGTTTGACACCAACCTGTTTCACTCAGAGATATGCAGGCATCTTCGTACGTGCACTCCTGGACATTTGTACAGCGTCCGGTGTAATCAGAGCACTTGTAGCACCTCAGTCCAGaacctgaagaagaagaagctggttttattttcttcattttgacTAAAtcaacagcaaacaacaaaatgtgtcAAGTTCTTCTGAGTTGAGGTGACTGAGGTGAACTCAGCAGAGAACATACATATGATGTtatagtttttaatgttttaactattacattataataattataataacgCAATAACAGCCCAATAACATCCCACTAGATCCAGAAAACATGACACTAGGTCCAGAAAACATACCACTAGATCCAGAAAACATACCACTAGATCCAGAAAACATGCCTCAAGATCCAGAAAACATGCCTCAAGATCCAGAAAACATGCCACAAGATCCAGAAAACATGCCACAAGATCCAGAAAACATCCCACTAGATCCAGAAAACATCCCACTAGATCCAGAAAACATACCACTAGATCCAGAAAACATGCCTCAAGATCCAGAAAACATGCCTCAAGATCCAGAAAACATGCCTCAAGATCCAGAAAACATGCCTCAAGATCCAGAAAACATGCCTCAAGATCCAGAAAACATGCCTCAAGACCCAGAAAACATGCCACAAGATCCAGAAAACATGCCACTAGATCCAGAAAACATGCCACAAGATCCAGAAAACATGCCACAAGATCCAGAAAACATCCCACTAGATCCAGAAAACATCCCACTAGATCCAGAAAACATACCACTAGATCCAGAAAACATGCCTCAAGATCCAGAAAACATGCCTCAAGATCCAGAAAACATGCCACAAGATCCAGAAAACATGCCTCAAGATCCAGAAAACATGCCACAAGATCCAGAAAACATGCCACTAGATCCAGAAAACATGCCACTAGATCCAGAAAACAAGCCACAAGATCCAGAAAACATGCCACAAAATCCAGAAAACATCCCACTAGATCCAGAAAACATCCCACTAAATCCAGAAAACATACCACATATCCAGAACACATTCCACTAGATCCAGAAAACATCCCAGTTGATACGGAAAACATCC contains:
- the cd59b gene encoding CD59 glycoprotein, whose product is MKRCLALFLLLGSGMLHLGSGLRCYKCSDYTGRCTNVQECTYEDACISLSETGGKTIRQCIRYTDCDNSRLNQMFPSISAFTYRCCSSNLCNSASTVATAIPALALVGSLLSIWWSWM